In Amia ocellicauda isolate fAmiCal2 chromosome 7, fAmiCal2.hap1, whole genome shotgun sequence, one genomic interval encodes:
- the LOC136754129 gene encoding extracellular calcium-sensing receptor-like, with product MLLLTQIVLITLFARAEKPICQPYGIQDLPQFSKEGKIIIGGVFSFYINPILLNPKFEASPGQIKCNGLRPVELQYSQTMIFAIEEINNRLDILPNMSLGYKIYDSCRTVSLSIKASLALMNVEQNNLSDESCTKPTTVHAIIGHSSSTPTIGIARTVGQFGIPVISHFSTCACLSNRKEFPTFFRTIPSDYYQSRALAKLVKHFGWTWVGAIRSDDDYGNNGMTTFIQAAQQEGICIEYSETIFRTNPRENFLKVAGIVKKSSSKVIIAFTTYLEIHLLVKELLIQNVTGLQWVGSEAWIIDRYLASSESYKILHGAIGLAIPNVEIPGLKEFLLNVRPSNTPGNNGLSVFWESIFNCSLTNGNSNRCTGMETLKKINNQYTDVSDMGILYNVYKAVYAVAHSLHHLFTCKNGQGPFQNKTCANKNKTEPWQLLHYMKEVNFTTWNGEKVYFDENGDPAARYALVNWQQKGGITTFEIIGLYDASLPEGQRFVMNEVSAVWAGDQDEVPKSVCSESCLPGTRKAIVKGKPICCFDCIPCAEGEFSNTTDSVDCTKCPAEYTSNEQKSQCLFKTVEFLSFQELMGIVLVTCSVFGACLTIIVAIIFFWYRYTPIVRANNSELSFLLLFSLTLCFLCSLTFIGQPSEWSCMLRHTAFGITFVLCISCVLGKTIVVLMAFRATLPGNNIMKWFGPTQQRFSVFAFTLIQVLICILWLTISPPFPHKNTKYYKEKIILECDVGSAVGFYAVLGYIGFLSAMCFVLAFLARKLPDNFNEAKFITFSMLIFCAVWITFIPAYISSPGKFTVAVEIFAILASSFGLLSCIFVPKCYIILLKPEKNSKKHLMGKMPSKSL from the exons ATGTTGCTGCTCACACAAATAGTACTAATTACATTATTTGCAAGGGCTGAAAAGCCAATTTGTCAGCCCTATGGAATACAAGACCTGCCTCAGTTTTCAAAAGAAGGCAAAATCATTATAGGGggtgttttttcattttatataaaccCTATCCTTTTGAATCCAAAATTTGAAGCCAGCCCTGggcaaataaaatgtaatgg TTTACGTCCTGTAGAATTACAGTATTCTCAAACAATGATCTTTGCCATTGAAGAAATCAATAACAGGTTAGATATTCTTCCAAATATGTCCTTGGgatataaaatatatgattCCTGTCGCACTGTAAGTTTGTCTATAAAAGCATCACTAGCTTTAATGAATGTGGAACAAAACAATCTCTCAGATGAGTCCTGCACCAAACCAACCACTGTCCATGCAATCATAGGACACTCTAGTTCCACACCAACAATTGGAATTGCAAGAACGGTTGGACAATTTGGAATACCAGTG ATCAGTCATTTTTCTACCTGTGCATGCCTCAGTAACAGGAAGGAGTTCCCCACCTTTTTCAGGACAATCCCAAGTGACTATTACCAAAGCAGAGCACTGGCAAAGCTTGTCAAGCATTTTGGATGGACCTGGGTTGGGGCCATTAGGAGTGATGATGATTATGGCAACAATGGGATGACTACTTTTATACAAGCTGCCCAACAGGAGGGGATTTGTATTGAATACTCAGAGACTATTTTTAGAACTAATCCAAGAGAGAATTTCCTGAAAGTTGCAGGCATTGTTAAAAAATCATCATCAAAGGTAATTATTGCTTTTACAACatatttagaaatacatttgttggTAAAAGAACTGTTGATTCAGAATGTCACAGGCCTCCAGTGGGTGGGCAGTGAGGCATGGATAATTGATAGGTACCTGGCATCATCAGAAAGTTACAAAATCCTCCATGGGGCAATTGGCTTGGCAATTCCAAATGTAGAAATACCAGGTCTGAAAGAATTCCTTCTGAATGTCCGTCCATCAAACACACCTGGAAACAATGGCCTCAGTGTCTTTTGGGAAAGTATCTTCAATTGTAGTTTAACAAATGGAAATAGTAATCGATGCACAGGGATGGAgactttgaaaaaaataaataaccaatacACTGATGTCTCAGACATGGGGATACTATACAATGTGTATAAAGCAGTGTATGCTGTAGCCCACTCATTACATCatctgtttacatgcaaaaacgGCCAAGgaccttttcaaaataaaacatgtgcaaacaaaaacaagacagaaCCCTGGCAG TTATTACATTACATGAAGGAAGTTAACTTCACAACCTGGAATGGAGAGAAGGTGTATTTTGATGAAAATGGGGATCCAGCAGCACGATATGCATTAGTGAACTGGCAGCAGAAGGGGGGAATCACAACATTTGAAATTATTGGTTTATATGATGCCTCCTTACCAGAAGGCCAGAGATTCGTAATGAATGAAGTCAGCGCAGTGTGGGCTGGTGATCAGGATGAG gtgcCAAAGTCAGTCTGCAGTGAGAGCTGCCTTCCAGGGACTCGTAAGGCAATTGTCAAAGGAAAGCCAATCTGCTGCTTTGATTGCATTCCATGTGCTGAGGGAGAATTCAGTAATACAACAG ATTCAGTGGATTGTACTAAGTGCCCTGCAGAATATACATCAAATGAACAAAAATCTCAATGTCTCTTCAAAACAGTtgaatttctttcttttcaagaATTAATGGGAATAGTATTAGTAACATGTTCTGTGTTTGGAGCTTGTCTGACCATAATAGTAGCAATCATTTTTTTCTGGTACAGATATACTCCAATAGTCAGAGCCAAtaactctgagctcagtttcctcctgctcttctcattaactctgtgtttcctttgctctcttactttcattggccagccctctgagtggtcctgtatgttgcgccacacagcatttggcatcacatttgtcctgtgcatctcttgtgttctggggaaaacaatagtggtgttaatggccttcagggctacactgccaggcaataatattatgaaatggtttgggcccacacagcagaggttCAGTGTTTTTGCTTTCACACTCATACAGGTCCTGATTTGTATCCTTTGGTTGACAATTTCACCCCCTTTTCctcacaaaaatacaaaatattataaagaaaaaataattcttGAGTGTGATGTAGGATCAGCAGTGGGGTTTTATGCTGTGTTAGGATATATTGGATTCCTCTCTGCCATGTGCTTTGTGTTGGCTTTTCTGGCTCGTAAACTGCCTGATAACTtcaatgaagccaaattcatcacattcagcatgctcatattctgtgcagtctggatTACCTTTATCCCAGCTTATATCAGCTCTCCTGGGAAGTTCACTGTAGCAGTGGAGATATTTGCAATTTTGGCATCCAGTTTTGGGTtgctttcatgtatttttgtccccaaatgttacattattctattaaaaccagaaaagaattccaaaaaacatctaatggGTAAAATGCCCTCaaaatcactttaa
- the LOC136753894 gene encoding extracellular calcium-sensing receptor-like: MLQLAQILLIAFVARAEKTVCQPYGTQDLPQFSKEGDINIGAVFSFHVNPILVNPEYKANLGHIKCNGLRAVEFQYPQTMIFAIEEINNRSDILPNVSLGYKIYDSCRTVSLSIKAALDLINVEHKNLSDESCTKPTTVHAIIGQASSTPTIGIARTVGPYGIPVLSHFATCACLSNRKEFPTFFRTIPSDYYQSRALAKLVKHFGWTWVGAIRTDDDYGNNGMATFLQAAKQEGICIEYSEAIYRSDPREKVLKIANIVKKSSSKVIVAFTTYVEMDLLVKELLIMNVTGLQWVGTEGWIIDRYLASSDNYKVLRGAIGLSIPNVEIPGLKEFILNARPSNTPGNTGFNVFWESIFNCSLTNGNSNRCTGMETLIEINNEYTDVSDMGILNNVYKAVYAVAHSLHNLFTCKNGQGPFQNKTCANENKTEPWQVLHYMKEVNFTTWNGEKVYFDENGDPAARYALVNWQQKGGITTFEVIGLYDTSLPEGQRFVMNEVSAVWAGDQDEVPKSVCSESCLPGTRKAIVKGKPICCFDCIPCAEGEFSNTTDSVDCAKCPAEYRSNEQKNLCLLKTVEFLSFQELMGKILVIWSVLGGCLTIITAVIFFWYRYTPIVRANNSELSFLLLFSLTLCFLCSLTFIGQPSEWSCMLRHTAFGITFVLCISCILGKTIVVLMAFRATLPGNNIMKWFGPTQQRLSVLAFTLIQVLICVLWLTISPPFAHKNTKYYKDRIILECDVGSAVGFYAVLGYIGFLSAMCFVLAFLARKLPDNFNEAKFITFSMLIFCAVWITFIPAYISSPGKFTVAVEIFAMLASSFGLLSCIFFPKCYIILLKPERNTRKHLMGKMYSKSL, translated from the exons ATGTTGCAGCTTGCACAAATATTACTAATTGCTTTTGTTGCAAGGGCTGAAAAGACAGTTTGTCAGCCCTATGGAACACAAGATTTGCCTCAGTTTTCAAAAGAAGGCGACATCAATATAGGAGCTGTTTTTTCATTTCATGTGAATCCAATCCTTGTGAATCCAGAATATAAAGCCAATCTGGGGCATATAAAATGTAATGG TTTACGTGCCGTAGAATTTCAGTATCCTCAAACAATGATCTTTGccattgaagaaataaataacaggtcAGATATTCTTCCAAATGTTTCTTTGGGCTATAAAATATATGATTCCTGTCGCACTGTAAGTTTGTCAATAAAGGCAGCACTGGATTTAATAAATGTGGAGCACAAAAATCTCTCAGATGAGTCCTGCACCAAACCAACCACTGTCCATGCAATCATAGGACAGGCTAGTTCCACACCAACAATAGGAATTGCAAGAACTGTTGGACCCTATGGGATACCAGTG CTCAGTCATTTTGCTACCTGTGCATGCCTCAGTAACAGGAAGGAGTTCCCCACCTTTTTCAGGACAATCCCAAGTGATTATTACCAAAGCAGAGCACTGGCAAAGCTTGTCAAGCATTTTGGATGGACCTGGGTTGGGGCCATTAGGACTGATGATGATTATGGCAACAATGGGATGGCTACTTTTCTACAAGCTGCTAAGCAGGAGGGGATTTGTATTGAATATTCAGAGGCAATCTATAGAAGTGATCCCAGAGAGAAAGTTCTGAAAATTGCAAACATTGTTAAAAAATCATCATCAAAGGTAATTGTTGCTTTTACAACATATGTGGAAATGGATTTGTTGGTAAAAGAACTGTTGATTATGAATGTCACAGGCCTCCAGTGGGTGGGCACTGAAGGGTGGATAATAGACAGGTATCTGGCATCATCGGATAATTACAAAGTCCTACGTGGGGCGATTGGCTTGTCAATTCCGAATGTAGAAATACCAGGTCTAAAAGAATTCATTCTCAATGCCCGTCCATCAAACACACCTGGAAACACTGGTTTCAATGTGTTTTGGGAAAGTATCTTCAATTGCAGTTTAACAAATGGAAATAGTAATCGATGCACAGGGATGGAGACTTTGATAGAAATAAATAACGAATACACTGATGTCTCAGACATGGGGATACTAAACAATGTGTATAAAGCAGTGTATGCTGTAGCCCACTCATTACATAatctgtttacatgcaaaaatgGCCAAGgaccttttcaaaataaaacatgtgcaAACGAAAACAAGACAGAACCATGGCAG GTATTACATTACATGAAGGAAGTTAACTTCACAACCTGGAATGGAGAGAAGGTGTATTTTGATGAAAATGGGGATCCAGCAGCACGATATGCGTTAGTGAACTGGCAGCAGAAGGGGGGAATCACAACTTTTGAAGTTATTGGTCTATATGATACCTCCTTACCAGAAGGCCAGAGATTCGTAATGAATGAAGTCAGTGCAGTGTGGGCTGGTGATCAGGATGAG gtgcCAAAGTCAGTCTGCAGTGAGAGCTGCCTTCCAGGGACTCGTAAGGCAATTGTCAAAGGAAAGCCAATCTGCTGCTTTGATTGCATTCCATGTGCTGAGGGAGAATTCAGTAATACAACAG actCAGTGGATTGTGCTAAGTGCCCTGCAGAATATAGatcaaatgaacaaaaaaatCTGTGTCTCTTAAAAACTGTtgaatttctttcttttcaagaATTAATGGGAAAAATATTAGTAATATGGTCTGTATTAGGAGGCTGTCTGACCATAATAACAGCAGTTATTTTTTTCTGGTACAGATATACTCCAATAGTCAGAGCCAAtaactctgagctcagtttcctcctgctcttctcattaactctgtgtttcctttgctcacttactttcattggccagccctctgagtggtcctgtatgttgcgccacacagcatttggcatcacatttgtcctgtgcatctcttgtATTCTGGGTAAAACAATAGTGGTGTTAATGGCCTTCAGGGCTACACTGCCaggcaataatattatgaaatggtttgggcccacacagcagaggttaagTGTTCTTGCTTTCACACTCATACAGGTCCTGATTTGTGTGCTTTGGTTGACAATTTCACCTCCTTTTGCTCACAAAAATACAAAGTACTACAAAGACAGAATCATTCTAGAGTGTGATGTAGGATCAGCAGTGGGGTTTTAtgctgtgttagggtatattggattCCTCTCTGCCATGTGCTTTGTGCTGGCTTTTCTGGCTCGTAAACTGCCTGATAACTTTAATGAAgccaaattcatcacattcagcatgctcatattctgtgcagtctggatcacctttatcccagcTTATATCAGCTCTCCTGGGAAGTTCACTGTAGCTGTAGAGATATTTGCAATGTTGGCTTCCAGTTTTGGGTtgctttcatgtatttttttccccaaatgttACATTATTCTATTAAAACCTGAACGAAACACCAGAAAACATCTGATGGGTAAAATGTACTCAAAGTCACTTTAA